A single region of the Candidatus Bathyarchaeota archaeon genome encodes:
- a CDS encoding AAA family ATPase, translating into MVGGRVLPSSEALEGIFERYLSGSRIFSNREVLRHDYVPKNLPHRQHEIDRLGRILAPALGLSKVSNVFIYGKTGTGKTAVVKHVLESLGRKASELGARLRLSYVNCRLAGTNYRVLAEICRSIDVQVPFTGLAVGEIFDRFRLGVNKSRSCLIVVLDEIDTLVKRREENSLLYELTRVNESLRGNWVGLVGVSNDLRFKEYLEPRILSCLSEEEVVFRPYLADELYNILQDRARIAFNEGRLKDSALRLCAALAAGEHGDARRALDLLRVAGEVAERNGSEEVTEEHVRIAQRKVEHDRIGEVLESLPLHLKLVLLSVFLFSNYSREDAVTGEIYTIYQELCEEVKIDPLTQRRVSGLISEMDMMGLLNARIVNFGRYGRTKKVRLGISGRSIVEILSDDGLVRPLFHYVPKSIRGSKRAP; encoded by the coding sequence ATTGTTGGAGGACGTGTTTTGCCCAGCTCTGAGGCTCTCGAAGGTATCTTCGAAAGATACCTATCAGGAAGCAGAATATTCTCTAATCGGGAGGTCCTCAGACATGACTACGTCCCCAAGAATCTTCCTCACAGGCAACATGAGATAGACCGTCTTGGTCGGATATTGGCTCCTGCTCTGGGCCTCTCAAAAGTTTCTAATGTCTTCATTTATGGGAAGACAGGGACAGGAAAGACCGCTGTAGTCAAACATGTGCTGGAGAGTCTAGGCCGCAAGGCAAGTGAATTGGGAGCGAGGCTGAGACTCTCATATGTCAACTGTAGGCTTGCTGGAACAAACTATAGGGTTCTTGCTGAGATATGTAGGTCTATAGATGTTCAGGTTCCTTTTACGGGATTGGCGGTTGGTGAAATTTTTGACAGGTTTAGGCTTGGAGTAAACAAATCTAGATCATGCCTTATAGTCGTTCTAGACGAGATAGATACCTTGGTTAAGAGGCGTGAGGAGAACAGTTTACTCTACGAGTTAACTAGAGTGAATGAGAGTTTACGTGGAAACTGGGTTGGTTTAGTGGGAGTATCTAACGATCTCCGTTTCAAAGAGTATTTGGAGCCTAGGATATTGAGCTGTCTTAGTGAGGAGGAAGTTGTGTTCAGGCCTTACCTGGCCGATGAGCTTTACAACATTTTGCAGGACAGGGCCAGAATTGCTTTTAATGAAGGGCGACTCAAAGACTCAGCTCTCAGACTATGCGCTGCCCTCGCGGCTGGGGAGCACGGTGATGCTCGTAGGGCTTTAGATCTTCTCAGAGTGGCTGGCGAAGTGGCGGAGCGGAACGGCTCTGAAGAAGTTACTGAGGAGCATGTAAGAATTGCTCAGAGGAAGGTTGAACATGACAGGATAGGCGAAGTGTTGGAGTCCCTACCACTCCACCTCAAACTCGTCTTACTGAGCGTATTCCTCTTCAGCAACTATTCGAGGGAAGACGCTGTGACGGGCGAGATATACACTATATATCAAGAATTATGTGAGGAGGTTAAAATTGATCCGTTGACCCAGAGAAGAGTCAGTGGTCTCATAAGTGAGATGGATATGATGGGTCTGCTCAACGCTAGAATAGTCAACTTCGGAAGATATGGGAGGACTAAGAAGGTCCGGTTAGGAATATCGGGAAGATCGATTGTTGAGATCCTCTCGGATGACGGGTTAGTTAGACCCCTATTCCACTATGTTCCCAAGTCAATCAGGGGGAGTAAACGGGCACCTTAA